The stretch of DNA GAAATGGAATCAACCcacatgataaaagaagaagacaacGCATCTGAAGGTCACATGATGAAAGAGGAAGACAGCACATCTGAAGTatctctcaacattattgcGTAGTGACGTAAGCACTTAGGTCATAAAGCACCAATgatgtagctggtgcaagatagcaaacaatgacgtaagcaatgacgtcataagaagggtaaggatggaaATTATCCATCAAACCTAActattataaataggttgcttagACAGTTTTAGAAGGCATCAGACAATAGAAAGCAGGAGGCTaaagagtactcatatgctaagagagcaaggaggaagctgctgaggcgattctatagtctgaagaagaattcccttaggaaaaaccaattctaaactcccctctggaattagtatctacaatctcccctctggagataaaaacatcttatgtaaaatattctaaataaaggaagtttttctccagaaaggtacgcctttatcctaatctcttagttatgaattatttagaatgtttagaattaacggaagaatctgattattatagattatctgctttattagataatgaaaaacagactgttctaaaaacagaattaaatctcaaatcaaatgaaaattttaataaacagaatcttttaaaagaagtttttaatataaaaaatataatatactatggaaaaattcaacttgaagcccctataaagataaaatccgcCAATAGAGAACTTGAAATAactttgataaatgatgaagaattgagtaaacagattgagaaaattaaggatcaacaaaaaagatctaaaattggatggattcatattagtactataNNNNNNNNNNNNNNNNNNNNNNNNNNNNNNNNNNNNNNNNNNNNNNNNNNNNNNNNNNNNNNNNNNNNNNNNNNNNNNNNNNNNNNNNNNNNNNNNNNNNNNNNNNNNNNNNNNNNNNNNNNNNNNNNNNNNNNNNNNNNNNNNNNNNNNNNNNNNNNNNNNNNNNNNNNNNNNNNNNNNNNNNNNNNNNNNNNNNNNNNNNaattttcaaataagagaatctaaaattaatagccctttaagtttatccaagttaaagattaaagaagaaaattctgaaataaaagaattaacaaaaaaggtcgaaaaattaaatgaaaccctaaacattaaattatgacaataaataaagaaaaaatatatgtaacttatcaagacaagaaacaagagctctttgaaagagaaaatcggttgaattatttacagttttctgaaataaatcaaagagcatttgaaactctaaaaataatctatgacaagttaaaaagagaaatcgaagagctagaaaaattaatagaatctctagaaaatagtgatgaatcgatgataaaatttgcagaaattctaagataaataatgaagcatACAAAGATTGAGAgatcagaaaataaaataaaaaggaaaagggcgaaaaaattaaaaagtaaaataaaggagtataaaagggaattaaataatcttcagatCGAAATtgatgaccttataataaaaaggatagaaataagaataaatataaacaagttggagttaaacttaaaaaatttataaatgcatggaaaaccatattatgacttaaaagaattaaagctgttaaaagaaaaaatggagaatgaagttgaaaaattaaaagatatttagaaacaacagaaagtgtagaaataaaagaagtttttgagaatttaagaaaatatattaaagaaaaagacaaacagataaaagattttatatacaataatccatgcaaaaaagaatattataaactaaaacaagattgaaaaactataaaaaccaGAATTATGGTCAATACTTTTTGATTATGAATTGGCAAATTattcgaaaaatttttaaactcattttaCTTTCAAATATTGGTATCAGAGTCAAATATTGGTAACATTTTCTCTTTAAACAACACTTTTAGTGACAtgtttttaaatcaaaatctgTAAATCTGTACAAATATGCATCTATACAGTAGATGGACCATCTTTCTATTATTAAAGTGAACAGTCACgaacaaattaaaatagtacATAGAAAACAGAAGGTACTTTtgccaaaaaaaagaaaaaaagaaagaaagaaaaaaaaaacccacaTATTAATTTCTCTCTCTATACAAGTTTGCAATATGTATGAGAATAAATTACTTGATCATTCacatacatattaaaataatatataaaatacagAGNNNNNNNNNNacatacatattaaaataataaataaaatacagagagtatttattgcacaaaaaaaaaaaacccatcCACATGttcatttctcttttttatttctgtAAGCTTGCAATATGCAATATGTATAAGGATTTAGTTAACATATATCTCAAAAATACATGAtaagtttaatttgttattagtaaaaaaatttttaatttataaatttaatatatattcttaatttgCGTTTGATTTTGAGAATAGAACAAGACAAAatacaaagaacaaaaatacaattatgttctctcacttgattcctccCCAAAATTTCCCTAGTTGTCGAGCGTTCCCCACGGTTGGCCCAACAAGTGTCCCTATGTCCTTCTTGTCAAGAATGAcataaaatacactaatttagtatttttggaCATAGTGGCAAAACCAAAGGGGCCAACGTGGGCTATGGTTCCTCCttctaaaaaaaacttttaatatatatgtgtgtgtgtttgtatatgtgttaaattattaattatttacttctagaatttttaatttattaaacatatttttagtataaatgaatataataatcttatagattatactaattttttatttggtaattgaataactattatataaaatgtattattttatttttgttaattttttaaataagattaaaataatcctctttattttatgtgcacaacattttttttaaattagaattggcctaaaaatatatttcattaaaagtgattgaaaatataattttttatatcttcgatatattaaatatataaaaaattctaaaatttttattattatatctttaaaaaatgattttagaataagttcattataataaaaaaactaaaactaaaaatattgtagattcaatattaattataagaatTTGGTCtctctaatattaaaattttagttttatcacGGTCTAAATACAATGTCTTTGtatatgtcttttttttaaacataatttaatttttttatgtctttGTCTTAATATTTTATGTCTATAAATAAACACATTTTTAAGACATAAAATAGACAAACCCTATATATAAAAAGCAAGCACCATTTGTAAACTGTTATTTATATGAAAGCCGAGATTTAGGAGCCCAAAGGCTACACTGTCAAAAGTCTTTGTAGTAAAGGGCCAAAACCCACAATTGTTTGTAATCTAGGGATTTGTTAAATACGTTCAGGAACATCCACAGCCACTCAATCTTAATATTTTCGTTAGGAAGTAGGAACCAATAAGATATGCAGTTAACGGTagtcaattagtatttttttgaaatttttttagaaaaaatataaatttaaattatcataaaaaacatttaaaatttaactttttaaaaataattttaaaattttttaataaaaaatatctgaaatataacaaaaagaagtatccaaaatctaacaaaaaaatatctaaaatcattttaaaaattttaaaatctaacaaaacgaaacatacaaaaaataatgaGTTAATACTCAATTTCGTCCTCGAAAGTGTCCCCGATCTCCATTTTCGTCCCCGAAAgtcaaaattaatcaaaaaagTCCTCGAAAGATACCCGTGTTGATCACGTTCGTCCTTCCGTCTTCTGGGTTGATGAGATGGCAAACGGCCGCTTATGTGGCACGTTAACTGCCAAGCTGGCCAACGCCACGATGTACGATGTTGTTGCTGACAAGATAAGTTTTGGTTAAGCCATCAAATTAGTCCTTGGAGTTTATTAACCCTAATCCCAAAACGAACGATAAATAGTTCGAGGTGATCACTTTCGGTGGCAGCAGAGGTAACTAGGAGGCGTAATCCCTGGCTGGCTGCGTCGATGGAGAGAGGAGATGGtggttgtggtggtggtggtttgtCACATGCATCGCACGACAGTCATGGATCCAGTGTTTCGATGCGAAGGAGGAGGGTGAATGCGCATGATGGATCGTGTTTCTGTGGGCTGAAGACTGTGATTAAGAAATCTGGAACAGCGGAGAACCCGAATAGATTGTTCCATGCATGTCCAAGGTACCGGGTGAGTGATGGTTAACGAAGTTAAACGTTTTTGATGTTCTTATCCTCTTTTGGGTGTTCtctgatttttttgtttactcCCATATGAAATTGCAGAAGGGCAGTCACTGCAATTATTTTAagtggttgatgatgatgaattcGAAGCAGTGGGTGTGTGGGATACAAAGAAAGATGTAGGAGCTGATATGGAGGTTGAAGGTGAGTATGATGAATGGCGGGTGAAGGTGGCATGGAAGTTGGGCACTGTGGAAGCTGAAGTTAGAGTTTTGAAACTGCTAATGATTCTGCTGTTTGTAGTAGTTGTGATAATTTGTTGTTTCTTATGtaattttaaatgaataaattatgCTGTATGAACATGTAAACATGTATTGAAATTGTTGCTTTGAATGAGAGTACTTATTTGAAATTGGAAGCAATTTCCTGTCAAATGTGGATAATTTTGTAAAGTGTGGAACTAATTCTGTGTTTACATGTATTATGTTGAGGCATAAACAAAATGAAGATAATAAGCAAGCTTAATAGTAATAACTTGTCATTGACAGCTAGTTGTCACATTGTGTTAATACAGAAATAGCATAACAAAGTCATAAGGTTGCTAGCTGACAAATACATTGTCCATAGACTAAATTACCacacacaaaacaaaaaacaaaaaaacaaaagcaacaAACAGAATGTTAAAATGAGTTAACAAGTAGACACTCCTAACAACTCAAACTTTATCATCATTCTTCCTTGGAGCCTTGAAGCCTGGAGTAGGCACAAAGGTCATGAATTTTTCCAGCCGCTTAGCAGTTCCGGAGCTTGTCCCTTTAATGGTCTCAGCAGAAACAGCCACAGATCCAGTTGCAATGTGCTTAGGGGAGGAAATTGACCTTGCTTTCCTTTTGATCACTTGCAGCTTAGCTGGCCTACCAATCAATTGATCCTGTATGATTTAGTAGCAAATGATATTGTTACATGATTAGGCTACATCCAAATTTTTTTAGGAGTGATGATATATGATACTACCTTTAGGGGCTCCTGGGTTGGTGGAATGCACTCCGAGTCACTGCTGTCACTGTCTGAGTCAGCCTGAGTGGGTGATGGAAGTGAAGGCATAGGTGCCTCAGCTTGTGTACCAATGTCAGTATCAGTAGGAGAAGGGTTTACTTGGGGTTCAGAACCTTGTGGAGCAGGGGTAACAACTGCCAATTGTAGTTGCATCTGCCTTGCATGTTCCTCAGCATCCACAGCTTTTTTCTTTGCGCaccctctctttttttctttgtgcACCCTCTCTTGTTGTGTCCAACCTCACCGCAGTACATACACCGGATTGGgttgtattttcttttcatttttgtcTTTGACCCACTAGGTTGTTCTTCTTTGTCCCTCCTTCGCTTCTTTGTTGGCCTCCCTGGTTTAGGCTTCACTGGGGGTGGGATTGGGGATGGATGTGGCGTTTTCTCCCATAGATCCTGCCCCTTAACCGGATTGACATTAAAACAGTAGGTGCGCTTATACGCCTCCATCTTTAACCACTCATGGCAGTATTCCTCAGGTCTCTTGTCATCTTGATAGTTCTGCAACTTCTTTCTGTTGTCAACCATACTCTTCATGATGATTCTCCTTACTTCCTCAGCCAGGGTCAGGATAGGCTTACTCCTGTCGTGTTTGATCTTTGCATTGAATGACTCACATGCATTGTTGCATATGTTATCCACTTTCAGAACCTCACTGAAATGCGCCTTCGTCCATGCCTCTTTTGGCCATTTATCAAGATACTGCCAAGCTTTCTCGTTGATCAATTTAACTCTCTTCATGTTTCTATCAAATTCAGATGTTGTCCTTGACCTTGCACATTCCCACACAAGGTCTTTCAACTCGCAACTACCCCACTGCTTTGAGAAATTCCGCCACAGATGCCAAACGCAGAAGCGGTGGTGAACTCGGGGGAAAACTTCCTGAACAGCAGGGATTAAACCCTGCACCAAAAGACCAAACACGAAAAGATATTAAATCATGTCAGTCCTCAACAGTGCATTCATTAAATCAAAATAGTCCTTCAAAGAAGAATACttaaatcaaattagtccttacaGAAATTATTACCTTCTGCATATCTGAGATGAAGCACCATTTGTGCTCTCTGTAGTCACCTAGATCACTGTGAAGCAGTTCCAAAAACCATTGCCAATTATCCTTGTTTTCCACACTCACAATTGCATATGCAATCACAAAGATGTGATTGTTAGCATCTTGTCTACAAGCTGTCAGAATTTGGCCCCCGTGTAGTGTCTTCAGAAAGGCACCATCTAGTCCAATTAGCGGTCTACAACCTGCCTTAAACCCCCTTTTGCAAGCATCAAGACACACATAGAACCGATCAAATAGTGGAGAACTCTCAGGCATTGGGATCACACCAACTTGCACTCTGGATCCTGGATTGCTAGTAAGTAACTCGTTTGCATAATCCCACACCAAACCATACTGGGCTATCTCATCACCCTCTACAATTTTCCTAGCAGCCTTTAGTGCCCTGGTGATGCAGGTGCTATTGAGGTACACATTACACTTTCGGACAAACCAATCATACACCTCTCGATGCTTCATAGTTGGGTGCTTTCTAAGCTTAGGTACTAGCTTGCTAAGTGTCCAGGTTTGGGTTGCAGCCCtatttttcctctttctaggACAGGTGTGATTATCAACTAACGTTTTAATTTGCCAAGACAAATCTTTACTGTTACAAGCACAATAAACCACCCAGGGACAATCATCTGACTTACAAACAGCTCTAACCCTAACTCTATCATTCTTGGTAAATAATATATTTCTGCCCCGCTGGATAGTGTAATCCCTAGTGGCCTGTATAAATTCAGCTTTTGATTTGAAAGTCATACTAACCTCAAACTTTAGGTTTCCAAATTTGGTTTTTGCATTGTACTGGGGATAAACAGGAGGTGTCTCCTCATCAGACTCTAACTCCTTCCCCGAATCCTCTGAATGCCATGAGTCAGGATCTGACAAACTTCCaagatcatcatcatcttcgTCTACATCTACCAAGTCATAACATAAAAGACATTAAAATTTGGCCAAATGAAATATTGAAACAATAGCAATCCATATTAAGAGCTTACCAGATTCAGAGCTTTCTTCATCTTCGAAACCCTCATAACTTGAGTCATCAGTGTCAATTTCTTTATCTGCTAGTCTAGACTTAGGAGGCCTATGCTTCTCCTTTGCTTCAGCTTGCTTTTGCTTTCTTTCTGAGCCTTTTCCACAATCAGAATCACTTTCACTGCTGTATAAACTGTCTCCTACAACCTTTGCAGGCTTGTACAACTCATCTTCAGTACTCTCATACGAGCCATGAGAGTCAGAATCTTCATCCTGGATGGGACCTTCTCTTACAATTCTTCCGGATCTTGTTACTCTGCATGCACTGCTATTTCCTTTCTTCTTATTACTTTCTGGAGTTTTGGCTGGTTGAGAGGAGGTTTTGGAATGATGTGGGACTTTCTTTCCCTGACTGTTGCTTTTGGCTTGTTGAGGGTGGAGTTTTGTTGACTGCAAGGGAGTCCTTATGGGCTGAGAGGTGGTCTTTGAGGCTTGATGTGTTGCTTTGGTGGGCTGAGAAAAAGCCTTATTGGGCTTACTGGGCTGTGAGGATGGCTTCATGGGCTGAGGATTGGGCTTACTGGGCTGAGCTTTGGGCCTACTGGGCTGTGAGGCTGCCTTAGTGGGCTCATAGGTTGCTTTCCTTGGCTGAGGGTGGTTCATTGTAGGAGTTTTCACAGGTTGGGAGTGATGCATCTTGGCCTGGGAACTCAACTTCTTCTCCTTACTAGTTCCTGCTTCCAGAAGAGGTACACCTTCCCCTCTGTTGTCCACTACACAGGGCTGTGAGATGCAGTCCTCAAAGTATAGGTTGATCAAGTGGTGGTTCCTCCTACAATCCTTGCACATTGCAATCAAGTCAGCATCATTCTCCAACTTCTTCAACCCAGATGGAATTGGAACTCCAGGAACTTTCCACCAACAATTGCCAGCCTCAATGTATCCCAGCTCCTTATAGTAACCCCTCACGAAAAACACATCAAGTGTGTCTCCCTCGACACCCATCAATACCTCTGTGTTATCAGGTTCATAAACCATGTCACCATCCTCACCCGTCCTAAACAACCCACCATGGTGAAAGACAAACGTCATGGGAGGACCCTCCATCTACAATAACAAACAAACACGAAAACAGCATAAACAAACATGACCAGCAACAGCTGCTCTGTATC from Arachis duranensis cultivar V14167 chromosome 4, aradu.V14167.gnm2.J7QH, whole genome shotgun sequence encodes:
- the LOC127746624 gene encoding uncharacterized protein LOC127746624 — translated: MEGPPMTFVFHHGGLFRTGEDGDMVYEPDNTEVLMGVEGDTLDVFFVRGYYKELGYIEAGNCWWKVPGVPIPSGLKKLENDADLIAMCKDCRRNHHLINLYFEDCISQPCVVDNRGEGVPLLEAGTSKEKKLSSQAKMHHSQPVKTPTMNHPQPRKATYEPTKAASQPSRPKAQPSKPNPQPMKPSSQPSKPNKAFSQPTKATHQASKTTSQPIRTPLQSTKLHPQQAKSNSQGKKVPHHSKTSSQPAKTPESNKKKGNSSACRVTRSGRIVREGPIQDEDSDSHGSYESTEDELYKPAKVVGDSLYSSESDSDCGKGSERKQKQAEAKEKHRPPKSRLADKEIDTDDSSYEGFEDEESSESDVDEDDDDLGSLSDPDSWHSEDSGKELESDEETPPVYPQYNAKTKFGNLKFEVSMTFKSKAEFIQATRDYTIQRGRNILFTKNDRVRVRAVCKSDDCPWVVYCACNSKDLSWQIKTLVDNHTCPRKRKNRAATQTWTLSKLVPKLRKHPTMKHREVYDWFVRKCNVYLNSTCITRALKAARKIVEGDEIAQYGLVWDYANELLTSNPGSRVQVGVIPMPESSPLFDRFYVCLDACKRGFKAGCRPLIGLDGAFLKTLHGGQILTACRQDANNHIFVIAYAIVSVENKDNWQWFLELLHSDLGDYREHKWCFISDMQKGLIPAVQEVFPRVHHRFCVWHLWRNFSKQWGSCELKDLVWECARSRTTSEFDRNMKRVKLINEKAWQYLDKWPKEAWTKAHFSEVLKVDNICNNACESFNAKIKHDRSKPILTLAEEVRRIIMKSMVDNRKKLQNYQDDKRPEEYCHEWLKMEAYKRTYCFNVNPVKGQDLWEKTPHPSPIPPPVKPKPGRPTKKRRRDKEEQPSWTQQERVHKEKKRGCAKKKAVDAEEHARQMQLQLAVVTPAPQGSEPQVNPSPTDTDIGTQAEAPMPSLPSPTQADSDSDSSDSECIPPTQEPLKDQLIGRPAKLQVIKRKARSISSPKHIATGSVAVSAETIKGTSSGTAKRLEKFMTFVPTPGFKAPRKNDDKV